A genomic window from Salvia hispanica cultivar TCC Black 2014 chromosome 5, UniMelb_Shisp_WGS_1.0, whole genome shotgun sequence includes:
- the LOC125186010 gene encoding nudix hydrolase 8-like, with protein MSAIAFCHIPSFSRHNKSWQLHAGNKHVNVVTSKTGGGLVRWRDDGYHGVVIDPASLPSCADVFAPQLQSSLALWRSEGKKGVWLKLFRDQAELVPIAIKEGFAYHDAENGYVMLTHWIPDEPCSLPCGPSHQIGIAAFVLNLNNQVLVVKEKWSCSCSGVWKLPTGFIDKSEELFSGAVREVKEETGIDTEFLELVAFRHVHRVAFEKSDLLFVCMLKPLSLEIQIDENEIEDAKWISVDELLSQQFYKEDEMLKRVMEICMATNDKKYSGFEAHRVVSKFDGKMSYLYYKDITN; from the exons ATGTCAGCAATAGCATTCTGCCACATTCCCAGTTTCTCAAGACACAACAAGTCTTGGCAATTGCACGCCGGCAACAAGCATGTAAACGTTGTGACATCGAAAACGGGAGGTGGGTTGGTAAGGTGGAGGGATGATGGGTACCATGGAGTGGTTATCGATCCAGCAAGCTTGCCGTCTTGTGCAGATGTTTTTGCACCGCAGCTCCAATCTTCGTTAGCCTTGTGGAGATCCGAG GGGAAGAAGGGAGTATGGCTAAAGCTATTTCGAGACCAAGCTGAGCTCGTTCCCATCGCGATTAAG GAGGGTTTCGCGTACCATGATGCCGAAAATGGATATGTTATGCTGACCCACTGGATTCCGGATGAGCCCTGTTCGCTGCCTTGTGGCCCATCGCACCAAATAGGCATAGCTGCCTTTGTTCTCAACCTCAACAACCAG GTTCTTGTAGTGAAAGAAAAATGGTCTTGTAGCTGCTCTGGAGTCTGGAAGTTGCCAACTGGATTCATTGACAAG TCTGAAGAATTGTTTTCAGGAGCAGTGAGAGAGGTTAAAGAAGAAACCGGG ATTGATACAGAATTCCTGGAGCTGGTAGCTTTCAG GCATGTACACAGAGTTGCATTTGAGAAATCAGACTTGCTATTTGTATGCATGCTTAAGCCACTATCCTTGGAAATCcaaattgatgaaaatgaaattgaggACGCTAAG TGGATAAGTGTGGATGAACTGCTAAGCCAGCAATTTTACAAAGAAGATGAGATGCTAAAAAGGGTGATGGAAATTTGTATGGCAACCAACGACAAAAAATACAGTGGATTCGAAGCACATCGTgttgtatcaaaatttgatgGGAAGATGTCCTATTTGTATTACAAGGATATCACCAATTAG